AGAATAGTGATGTTCTCCATGTTTTGGTCTTTGATTTCGGTGATGCCATCCGCATTTAAGCCTATCTTACATAGGCTTGCAGATCTAGCGATTAGGGGCGTTATAATTCAATACAGAGGATCATATTACAGTCTTAGTGAGGCCAGTAGTGTTTATCTCTTTTACTCAGAATATGAGCCATGGACTTGGAAATATCTGCAATCCCTTAAGCAAGACCATGTCTTCATCGATGTAGGAGCACACATCGGTCTCTACACGATCTATGTTGCCAATATTTTAAGGGGGAGAGTTATCGCTATAGAACCTAATCCTGAGAGTTACGAGTTTCTATTGAGGAATATACAGCTGAATAACCTTAAAAGAGTTATAGCACTAAATATAGTAGCTTGGAAAGAGGACGGAAGACTTCGTCTCTGCTATACTCCTGGAGATACCACAAGAAGTAGTGTTAAAAGGATCAAGGGGCAGGAGAGATGCGTGAGTGTAAGGGCAAGGAAACTTGACAGCTTATTACGAGAGCTTAATATTGATAGAATAGATCTTGTTAAGATAGATGTTGAAGGTGCTGAAAGAGAGGTTCTCCAAGGTATGGAGAAAATACTCGAACACTATAAACCTAGGCTCATAGTTGAAATTTGGCGTGAGAATTTAAAAAATGTGTTAAAATATTTAAGAAAGCTTAACTACTCGTTCACAGTAATTCCTGAATCTATATCAAGTGATTCGCTATATATTTATGCGTATCCAGCATGAAATATACTCTAGACTGTGACCTATTATGAACGGTGTAGTTGTAGTAGCTAGTAGTCAGAAACCCCATAGCTTTTACAATGTTGCCGAAGATATATCCCATACTCTAGGTCTTCCATTGGTAGAAATACAGACAAACAAAGTACAGTATATTGCTCTATTCTTTAAACAGCCTAAGTTTATCATTAGCGTGGGTACGCTTAGTCCTTTAAAACTAATGGCGCTTAGCACTATTTCGAGGAGAGTGATAGCTTACATAGCAGTGGAGGGGCCGTTTCCTGTTCCAAGGAGTATTCGATGGCTTGCTAATAATACTAACAGACTTATCATTGTTGCTCCATCTAATTACGTCAAGAAAGAGTTATCGATAGGTGGTCTAAAGGTTAAGTACATTATACCTCATGGCATTAACCTTGGCGAGACATGTTCTAGTAACTCGTTAAGCATCCCGTTTACTAATAAGTTTGCTGATAAGATTAAGATATTGATTGTGGCTTCTAGCTCTCAGCTCAGAAAGCTCCTGGGTATATTTTATTTTTTGCGCGCTTGGTCAAGATTGCCTAGCAAAAGTAAGAAAAACAGTTTTATCATTATGAAAGTGCCTAGAAAGTTAAGGAGGCGTATCGAAGAGTTCGCAAGATCGCTGGGTATTAGTAGTAGACAATACATAGTTCTTGACACCTATCTTGCACGTAACGAGGTGTTTGCTCTTTACCGCTCTGCAGACCTATATGTACACCCAACGCTTAGCGATGGGTTTGGACTACCGGTTCTCGAATCATTGGCCTGCGGTACACCTGTAATAGTGCTTAATTCTGGTCCTTGGAATGAAATCGTAAACAAAGATGTAGGTTGGCTTGTAAAGGTGAGAGGGGAGAAACTAGTATATGAGAATAACCTGCCATATAGGTTTAAGATACCAGATGTAGATGATTTCTCCAGAAAGCTTGCTGAAGCAATAAATATTGTAAGAGATAAGAGGGAGGTTATAAGAGGTATGTGCATAAAGCATGCATCTAACTTCGAGGCACACAAGGTCTACAGCAAATTTAGGAAGATAATATAGGTTAATCATGATGAGGATAGCATATATTTATAGAGAGATGCACGTAACGCATGAGATTTCAGCTAAAAATATAAAGCATAAAGACGTTAACACATTTCCGCTAACTCTTTCCATAGAGGCTAATCTAAAAATATTGCAACTTTATCGAAACTCCTCAAGAAATATAGGTATCTAATTAAAGCGATCCCTTATAGCTATAGTGAATGATTTCATGTTACAGCTTTGCCTGGGAATAAATTGGTTCAAGGATTCACTATGTTAAAGGGCAGGCCAGCAATAAAGCAATAATACACCATATGAGCGCAACATAATTAGGGTTTCAACGTGAACATACTCATAACTTCAGAGCCTTTCTGGCCTGAGGGTAGTGGAGGTTCCTTAGCTACATACCTTATAACTAAGCTTCTAGCTCAGGATAGAGACTTTAGCATAACCGTTGTTACTGGTACCGAGAACCCTGTTAAGGTAGATAATGTTAAGTACATAGTTGATCCTATGTTTAGGGCTTCAAGTAAGGCAGAACTACTGTTAAGGCTTATCAATCCCGTGCTGAGGCATAGGTATGAGGAGCTTATAAGGGGCTTCGACATATTATATATTCCATCATATTCCTCCTGCGACTACCCCCTTATACCTATTGCCAAGAAGCTTGGCAAGAAAGTAGTTGTGCATCTTCATGACTACCAGCCCTTTACCTATAACTCTGTTATTCTAGTTGATCAACGCAATAATATTTTAACTGATATAGGCTACGAGGCGAGGTACGAGGTCTACGAGCACAATAGTGTTAAGAGAGCAATCCTAGGCTCAATGATGACGCCATTTAGTAATGAAAAAATAATACATGCTCTACTTAGAGTATTTAGCTAATGCACCACCTTGAAAGATATATAGACGGTACAGTACATAGTCGATACTCGAAGATTAAAGGTCTTCATAGCCTAGAGACGCTAAGTAATAGAATTTCTTATGTTATTAAAAGGGGCATAGTTCATGGAATACCTGTTGAAACTTATCAAACCTTTCCACATAAACGTACAATAATACAGTAAGCAGGATTTAACTTGCATTAAGAATTCATGCTGTTTGGACGTGGTTAGAAGTATGATAATCTCTAAGAAGGAGGTTCGTCATCCTATTAGATGATGAACTATGATGGATTCTGCAATCTTAGATTTTAGGACCTTGCTAAGCATCCTAGCCTTTGCCTATGCATTAGGGATAAGGGAGTTTACGGCTAGAGATGTACATAAACTCTTCATCAGCCTTCTCAGCATGAATCCTCCCAGCAAGCCTGATTCCCTCCTCAAAGTCCTTTCAAGGATTAGGTTAAAGCTGATCTCAAACGATCTCAGGAGACTATACTTCATGGGCTTCCTGAAGAGGAGGAGGGTTAAGAGATTAGTGAGGACTAGGAGTGGGAAGACATGCTATAGAGGATATGAGTATAAGTACTCGATTTCAAGCCAGGGATGGAAATATATAAGGTACCTAGCAAACCCTGACAAAGAGGATAAGGAGGATGCGAAAGGCTGGGAAGATCTCTTAGCGCTACAGATAATAGAGAAAACTGTTCCAAAGGAGATGAGGGAGATCGCAGGGGAGTCTT
This is a stretch of genomic DNA from Staphylothermus hellenicus DSM 12710. It encodes these proteins:
- a CDS encoding glycosyltransferase family 4 protein; amino-acid sequence: MNGVVVVASSQKPHSFYNVAEDISHTLGLPLVEIQTNKVQYIALFFKQPKFIISVGTLSPLKLMALSTISRRVIAYIAVEGPFPVPRSIRWLANNTNRLIIVAPSNYVKKELSIGGLKVKYIIPHGINLGETCSSNSLSIPFTNKFADKIKILIVASSSQLRKLLGIFYFLRAWSRLPSKSKKNSFIIMKVPRKLRRRIEEFARSLGISSRQYIVLDTYLARNEVFALYRSADLYVHPTLSDGFGLPVLESLACGTPVIVLNSGPWNEIVNKDVGWLVKVRGEKLVYENNLPYRFKIPDVDDFSRKLAEAINIVRDKREVIRGMCIKHASNFEAHKVYSKFRKII
- a CDS encoding FkbM family methyltransferase: MISLKRLKRRTILCLKGKRAIDKFRIVMFSMFWSLISVMPSAFKPILHRLADLAIRGVIIQYRGSYYSLSEASSVYLFYSEYEPWTWKYLQSLKQDHVFIDVGAHIGLYTIYVANILRGRVIAIEPNPESYEFLLRNIQLNNLKRVIALNIVAWKEDGRLRLCYTPGDTTRSSVKRIKGQERCVSVRARKLDSLLRELNIDRIDLVKIDVEGAEREVLQGMEKILEHYKPRLIVEIWRENLKNVLKYLRKLNYSFTVIPESISSDSLYIYAYPA